In Diadema setosum chromosome 19, eeDiaSeto1, whole genome shotgun sequence, a genomic segment contains:
- the LOC140242648 gene encoding U7 snRNA-associated Sm-like protein LSm10 isoform X1: MLTMDEREEEKMAAPLTMSRREKFKSKHTLLCLLQALQGRITTVELRNECTATGYIDTVDGFMNVTMSRVLFVNQDGQKTHMESFFVQGSLIRYVQVPDDVDMVRAIKRQMMHFNPHRAPAGGGRQKFRQPKRKETGKY, translated from the exons ATGCTTACGATGGATGAGCGAG aggaagagaagatgGCTGCTCCACTAACGATGAGCCGGAGGGAGAAGTTCAAGTCCAAGCACACACTCCTCTGCCTCCTCCAGGCTTTGCAAGGTCGGATCACGACGGTGGAACTCCGCAATGAGTGCACTGCCACAGGTTACATTGACACCGTGGATGGATTCATGAATGTGACCATGTCAAGGGTGCTCTTCGTCAACCAGGACGGACAGAAAACTCACATGGAGTCCTTCTTTGTCCAGGGAAGCCTCATAAGATATGTCCAGGTGCCTGATGATGTCGACATGGTGAGGGCAATCAAGCGGCAGATGATGCACTTCAACCCCCACCGTGCACCCGCTGGTGGCGGACGTCAAAAATTCAGACAACCGAAGCGCAAGGAAACTGGCAAATACTAA
- the LOC140242648 gene encoding U7 snRNA-associated Sm-like protein LSm10 isoform X2 has product MAAPLTMSRREKFKSKHTLLCLLQALQGRITTVELRNECTATGYIDTVDGFMNVTMSRVLFVNQDGQKTHMESFFVQGSLIRYVQVPDDVDMVRAIKRQMMHFNPHRAPAGGGRQKFRQPKRKETGKY; this is encoded by the coding sequence atgGCTGCTCCACTAACGATGAGCCGGAGGGAGAAGTTCAAGTCCAAGCACACACTCCTCTGCCTCCTCCAGGCTTTGCAAGGTCGGATCACGACGGTGGAACTCCGCAATGAGTGCACTGCCACAGGTTACATTGACACCGTGGATGGATTCATGAATGTGACCATGTCAAGGGTGCTCTTCGTCAACCAGGACGGACAGAAAACTCACATGGAGTCCTTCTTTGTCCAGGGAAGCCTCATAAGATATGTCCAGGTGCCTGATGATGTCGACATGGTGAGGGCAATCAAGCGGCAGATGATGCACTTCAACCCCCACCGTGCACCCGCTGGTGGCGGACGTCAAAAATTCAGACAACCGAAGCGCAAGGAAACTGGCAAATACTAA
- the LOC140242946 gene encoding uncharacterized protein — MQFLSVCKPRGMDSSTVKTFSIVRQTITRVHQLCYGQDSSLSDGILVVAQQISRSSNLGDICPLLALLLCVWVACLLSENDYHQALGILDSIKQMISKASQDKSVSLLTKPEVDASKNKKCQELLRSVRSIAHYLRLSALCQARQWSTCLDVMKGESSSVPEKLGVHVGYIRAYSLYHQGDYGAAMATCQELDFTSMDSNSIEIYNLIGCCLKNMGKPYAALQQFRCSLAAQASGPHTPALFNVATVYRELGEGATELETLDLLVQALCGEEMDPGPQECEAVSGLGPSVILAPGLPAPEETGSGLVIQEVSPMTALYVMAKRCLDLHKNEQAAERFLDLLADMGDMSRLEVNHCHSNQMLLPPLQTVYLEAATALIRAARLDEALAVCDQLLCKSKLPAKVEEPSSQDSLQDSQEQSQLDGNSLFLKKSQEFASRRKGGNDGGMGDRLRLERDGGKSRDVTSTEVPSTSQTANSTNHTIGGCGRTSKSGVVLVKRNSTGSAEDVSGRDQIHNLQSRKRHREASSTSSSSTQLPVTGDTSCSGSQVSASSDKMREMMTTAHASLLQAKCLQQQGEVQDALDIVSYSLEVLHGYHADLPYKVQQQEPEITKEYIGWEQQAKRRKIDSDGTHQDPSEGGACMASLPTSKAVLKSHAYHLRSELLIGQNELQKAMSDVLHSLYFLPDDSIAALKTHALLLERLGRKAEAVKAWKRLKTAKATKGASQHTLW, encoded by the exons ATGCAGTTCTTGTCTGTCTGTAAACCCCGAGGAATGGACTCATCAACTGTGAAGACTTTTTCCATCGTAAGGCAGACTATAACAAGAG TTCACCAACTGTGCTACGGACAAGACTCGTCACTGAGTGATGGCATATTAGTAGTTGCTCAACAAATCTCACGTTCATCGA ATCTTGGTGACATTTGCCCTCTGTTGGCACTGTTACTATGTGTGTGGGTGGCGTGTCTCCTGTCTGAGAATGACTATCATCAGGCCCTTGGAATCCTGGATTCTATTAAACAGATGATTTCCAAGGCTTCACAG GATAAAAGTGTATCACTGCTCACCAAGCCAGAAGTAGATGCTTCAAAGAACAAGAAGTGTCAAG AGCTTTTGAGGTCAGTCAGAAGCATTGCCCATTATCTGCGGTTGAGTGCGCTATGTCAGGCAAGGCAGTGGTCCACCTGTCTGGACGTCATGAAAGGAGAATCCTCCTCTGTTCCAGAAAAACTTGGTGTACATGTTGGGTATATCCGAG CGTACTCTTTATATCACCAGGGTGACTATGGAGCTGCCATGGCAACCTGCCAAGAACTTGACTTCACCTCGATGGACTCAAACTCCATAGAAATCTATAATCTTATTGGCTGCTGTCTGAAAAACATG GGTAAACCCTATGCAGCGTTGCAACAGTTCAGGTGTTCTCTGGCAGCCCAGGCCTCTGGCCCTCACACACCGGCTCTCTTCAACGTAGCCACAGTGTACAGGGAGCTTGGTGAGGGGGCGACGGAACTGGAAACCCTGGACCTTCTAGTCCAA GCACTCTGTGGTGAGGAGATGGATCCAGGACCTCAGGAATGTGAAGCAGTCTCAGGACTCGGTCCATCCGTCATCCTGGCTCCAGGACTACCTGCGCCAGAAGAAACAGGGTCAGGACTTGTCATACAGGAAGTCAGCCCCATGACTGCATTATACGTCATGGCCAAGCGGTGTCTGGACCTGCACAA AAATGAACAGGCAGCAGAGCGATTCCTGGACTTATTAGCTGATATGGGGGATATGTCCAGACTTGAG GTTAATCATTGCCATAGCAACCAGATGTTGCTCCCGCCTCTGCAAACAGTCTACCTCGAAGCCGCCACTGCACTCATCAGGGCAGCCCGACTGGACGAAGCTCTGGCAGTCTGCGACCAGCTACTGTGTAAATCCAAGCTCCCTGCAAAGGTTGAGGAACCTTCTAGTCAGGACTCTCTGCAGGATAGCCAGGAGCAAAGTCAGCTGGATGGGAATTCCCTCTTCCTCAAAAAGAGTCAAGAATTTGCTTCAAGGAGGAAAGGTGGAAACGATGGTGGGATGGGGGATCGGCTCAGACTCGAGAGAGATGGTGGGAAAAGCAGAGACGTGACCAGCACTGAAGTACCCTCCACCAGCCAGACTGCTAACTCCACTAACCATACCATTGGTGGGTGTGGCAGAACCAGCAAAAGTGGTGTCGTGCTGGTGAAAAGAAACAGTACTGGAAGTGCAGAGGATGTCTCAGGTAGAGATCAAATTCACAATCTCCAATCTCGCAAACGCCACAGGGAGGCAAGTAGCACATCCTCAAGCAGCACGCAACTCCCAGTGACAGGTGACACAAGTTGCTCTGGAAGCCAAGTCTCGGCATCATCAGATAAAATGAGGGAGATGATGACCACCGCCCATGCTTCCCTCCTCCAAGCTAAATGTCTCCAGCAGCAAGGGGAAGTGCAGGATGCCTTAGACATTGTCAGTTATTCCCTGGAGGTGTTGCACGGTTACCATGCCGACCTTCCTTACAAAGTTCAACAACAAGAACCAGAGATAACCAAAGAATACATTGGTTGGGAACAACAGGCAAAGAGGAGAAAAATTGACTCAG ATGGTACTCACCAAGATCCATCAGAAGGAGGAGCCTGCATGGCGAGCCTACCAACCAGCAAAGCCGTACTGAAGTCACATGCATACCATCTTAGATCAGAGCTCCTGATTGGTCAGAATGAACTTCAGA